Within the Bacillus sp. FSL K6-3431 genome, the region CCATGTATTGGTGAAAAGTTTGGGGAATGTGTGGACGTTTGTCCTGTTGATTGTATCGCGGAAGGTAAAAGTCAATTTTTTATCGACCCTGATATTTGCATTGACTGTGGCGCATGCCAAGCAGTATGTCCAGTTGATGCAATTTTCCATGAAGAAGAAATGCTACCAGAAGATGAAGTTTATCTCGAAAAAGCACGTGAGTTTTTCGGAGCAGCAGAATAGTTGATTCTATAAAAAGACAAAGTAAAAAAATTCACTTTGTCTTTTTTATTTTGTCTGTAAAAAGATAGTTATTTATTCTCTAACATATGAAATACTTGCTCGACATCCTTATCTCCACGTCCAGAAATGTTAACGATAATACTCTTCTCGCTATCTAGCGTTGGAGCCAATTTCATTACATGAGCTACTGCGTGTGCACTTTCAAGTGCTGGAATAACCCCTTCCAATTTTGACAATACTTGAAATGCTTCTAATACTTCCTCATTTGTTACTGATACATAATCAGCGCGACCTGTTGTCTTTAAATGACTATGCTCCGGCCCACAACCTGGATAATCTAAACCCGCAGCAATTGAATATGTAGGCATCGGGTTCCCTTGTTCATCTTGCAAGACAATACATTTGAAACCGTGTAATGCTCCAGATGTACCAGTCGTTAATGTTGCAGCTTCACTAGGTTCTACACCGATTAAACGGACTTCGTCATCAGAAAAATACTCTGCAAAAGAACCAATTGCATTACTCCCACCACCAATACATGCCACCACTGCATAAGGAAGCGTTCCTTCTTTTTCAAGGATTTGCTTTCTGCTTTCCTTACTAATCACAGATTGGAAATGTTTAACCATAGTTGGAAACGGGTGTGGTCCTACTGCAGAACC harbors:
- a CDS encoding indolepyruvate ferredoxin oxidoreductase subunit alpha produces the protein MAYVITSPCIGEKFGECVDVCPVDCIAEGKSQFFIDPDICIDCGACQAVCPVDAIFHEEEMLPEDEVYLEKAREFFGAAE
- the trpB gene encoding tryptophan synthase subunit beta; the protein is MSKTSQLEKGYFGEFGGSFVPPELQNVLDILDKNFEKYKNDDAFNQEFQYYLQEYVGRESPLYFAERLTKELGGAKIYLKREDLNHTGSHKINNVLGQILLAKRMGAKRVIAETGAGQHGVATATVCAMFGMECTIYMGEEDTKRQALNVFRMELLGAKVVAVSEGQARLKDAVDAAFADLVQNYEHTFYLLGSAVGPHPFPTMVKHFQSVISKESRKQILEKEGTLPYAVVACIGGGSNAIGSFAEYFSDDEVRLIGVEPSEAATLTTGTSGALHGFKCIVLQDEQGNPMPTYSIAAGLDYPGCGPEHSHLKTTGRADYVSVTNEEVLEAFQVLSKLEGVIPALESAHAVAHVMKLAPTLDSEKSIIVNISGRGDKDVEQVFHMLENK